In Methylocystis echinoides, a genomic segment contains:
- a CDS encoding DUF2933 domain-containing protein, with amino-acid sequence MRHEHQIQNVSSDHPKAGFFTDRGKIVLIGFLAIVGFYLLTEHTAHLFGVLPYLLLFACPLMHIFMHGGHGSHGGHQSERNEDAVSRDEPPHQR; translated from the coding sequence ATGCGACATGAACATCAAATACAAAATGTCAGCTCCGATCATCCAAAGGCCGGATTTTTCACGGACCGTGGGAAGATCGTTCTGATCGGCTTTCTCGCGATTGTCGGCTTCTATCTCCTGACGGAGCACACCGCGCATCTCTTCGGGGTTCTTCCCTACCTGCTCTTATTCGCCTGCCCGCTCATGCATATCTTCATGCACGGAGGGCATGGGAGCCACGGCGGTCATCAGTCAGAAAGGAATGAGGACGCGGTTTCACGCGACGAACCCCCGCACCAGCGCTAA
- a CDS encoding efflux RND transporter permease subunit — MIGKLIAWSARNLVLIFIGTTFVVAAGVYALRTLPLDAIPDLSDVQAIVYTEYPGQAPQVVEDQVTYPLTSSMLTVPRSKVVRGFSFFGVSFVYVIFEDGVDIYWARSRVLEYLSAASRKLPSGVNPVLGPDATGVGWVYQYALIAKEMTLAELRSIQDWTVRYGLAKAEGVAEVASVGGFVKQYNVVVDPNRLRALGVPLSKIRDAIRASNADVGGRTVELSEFEFIVRGRGYLRDGADLERLVLRAEGGTPLLLKDVARVELGPDERRGITELNGEGEVASGIAIQRYGANALTVIDNIKAALAQMAPALPKGVDIVPVYDRSQLIHAAIETLKGTLVEESVIVALVCIVFLLHVRSALVAIIMLPVGVLMAFAAMKALGLGSNIMSLGGIAIAIGAMVDAAIVMIENAHKHLERAPKGGSRVYVLIEAASEVGPALFFSLLVITVSFLPIFTLEAQEGRLFSPLAYTKTFAMAAAALLSVTLVPALMIIFVRGTIIPEARNPINRGLIWIYRPIISLVLRAKVPTILLAAAILAVTVVPARQLGAEFMPALNEGALLYMPTTLPGLSVTKAAALLQTQDRIIRTFPEVESVYGKAGRASTATDPAPLEMFETVVNLKPKEQWRRGMTVDKLITEMDAALQFPGVSNAWTMPIRNRIDMLATGIRTPIGVKIFGRDLTQMEGLARQVEAVLRRVPGTSSAYAERVIGGYYLDIIPDRVMLARYGLMIGDLQEVIATALGGATVTTTVEGRERYGVTIRYPRDFRSNPRAIASEVLVPLATGGTVPLGEVAKVDLVRGPTTIRTENGQLAVYIFVDVRDRDIGGYVSEARKAVADSIDFPSGSYVVWSGQYEYMERAQARMRIVVPVTLLIIFLLLYLNFRRLTETLIVMASLPFALVGGVWLMWFLNFNISVAVAVGFIALAGVAAETGVVMLIYLDHAMEEIKEEREAEGALFTRADLHESIMLGAVERVRPKMMTVVAIMAGLVPILWSTGAGSEVMQRIAVPMIGGMASSTILTLVVIPAVYALIKGFGLPRGAGVERQATYVKSAAK, encoded by the coding sequence GTGATCGGCAAGCTCATCGCCTGGTCCGCGCGCAATCTGGTCTTGATCTTCATCGGAACGACCTTCGTTGTCGCTGCCGGCGTCTACGCTTTACGCACTTTGCCGCTCGACGCCATTCCCGACCTCTCCGACGTGCAGGCGATTGTCTACACGGAATATCCTGGGCAGGCGCCGCAGGTTGTCGAGGATCAGGTCACGTATCCGTTAACGAGTTCGATGCTGACGGTGCCGCGCTCGAAGGTGGTGCGGGGATTTTCGTTCTTTGGCGTGTCCTTCGTTTACGTCATTTTCGAGGACGGGGTCGACATCTATTGGGCGCGTTCGCGCGTGCTCGAATATTTGAGCGCCGCAAGCCGAAAATTGCCCTCGGGCGTCAATCCTGTTCTGGGTCCCGACGCGACGGGCGTCGGCTGGGTCTATCAATATGCGCTGATCGCCAAAGAAATGACCCTCGCCGAACTGCGTTCCATCCAGGACTGGACGGTGCGCTACGGACTCGCCAAGGCCGAAGGCGTCGCCGAGGTCGCGAGCGTTGGTGGTTTTGTCAAGCAATATAACGTCGTCGTCGATCCAAATCGGCTGCGGGCGCTGGGCGTTCCGCTGTCGAAAATTCGGGACGCCATCCGCGCCAGCAACGCCGACGTCGGCGGCCGCACGGTCGAGCTATCCGAATTCGAATTTATCGTGCGCGGGCGCGGTTATCTGCGCGACGGTGCGGACCTCGAGCGGCTCGTCTTGCGGGCGGAAGGCGGAACGCCGCTGCTCTTGAAGGACGTGGCGCGCGTCGAACTCGGCCCCGACGAGCGGCGCGGCATCACCGAGCTCAACGGCGAAGGCGAGGTCGCGAGCGGGATCGCGATTCAACGCTACGGCGCCAACGCCCTCACTGTGATCGACAACATTAAGGCGGCGCTGGCGCAAATGGCCCCGGCGCTGCCCAAAGGCGTGGACATCGTTCCCGTCTACGACCGCTCACAGCTCATCCATGCGGCGATCGAGACCTTAAAGGGCACGCTCGTTGAAGAGAGCGTCATCGTCGCTCTGGTGTGCATCGTGTTTCTTTTGCATGTGCGTAGCGCGCTCGTTGCAATTATCATGCTGCCGGTCGGCGTTCTGATGGCTTTCGCCGCGATGAAGGCGCTCGGACTGGGCTCCAATATTATGAGCCTCGGCGGCATCGCCATCGCCATCGGCGCGATGGTCGACGCCGCCATCGTGATGATCGAGAATGCGCACAAGCACCTCGAACGAGCGCCGAAAGGCGGGTCCCGCGTCTACGTGCTTATCGAGGCGGCTAGCGAGGTGGGGCCGGCGCTGTTTTTCAGCCTGCTCGTCATCACCGTTTCGTTCCTGCCAATCTTCACGCTCGAGGCTCAGGAAGGAAGGCTGTTCAGCCCTCTTGCCTACACCAAGACATTCGCCATGGCGGCGGCGGCGCTTCTTTCGGTGACGCTGGTGCCGGCGTTGATGATAATCTTCGTGCGCGGGACAATCATTCCAGAGGCGAGAAACCCGATCAATCGCGGCCTGATCTGGATTTATCGGCCCATCATCAGCCTCGTCCTTAGGGCCAAGGTCCCAACCATCTTGTTGGCGGCGGCGATTTTGGCCGTAACGGTCGTTCCCGCGCGCCAGCTCGGGGCCGAGTTCATGCCCGCGCTCAACGAGGGCGCCCTTCTCTACATGCCGACAACATTGCCTGGCCTTTCCGTCACCAAGGCCGCTGCGCTGCTGCAAACGCAGGACCGCATCATCAGAACGTTTCCCGAGGTAGAGTCCGTCTATGGCAAGGCCGGACGCGCGTCGACGGCGACCGACCCCGCGCCGCTCGAAATGTTTGAAACGGTCGTCAATCTGAAGCCTAAAGAGCAGTGGCGGCGCGGGATGACAGTCGACAAGTTGATCACAGAGATGGACGCCGCGCTTCAGTTTCCGGGCGTCTCAAACGCCTGGACCATGCCGATCAGAAACAGAATCGACATGCTCGCGACCGGGATCAGGACCCCGATCGGGGTCAAGATCTTCGGACGCGATCTCACGCAGATGGAAGGGCTCGCGCGCCAGGTCGAGGCCGTTCTGAGGCGCGTGCCCGGAACCTCGAGCGCCTATGCCGAACGCGTCATCGGCGGCTACTATCTCGATATCATTCCCGACCGCGTCATGCTCGCGCGCTACGGACTCATGATCGGAGATTTGCAGGAAGTGATCGCGACGGCGCTCGGCGGCGCCACCGTCACGACAACGGTCGAAGGACGCGAACGCTATGGGGTGACCATTCGCTACCCGCGCGATTTTCGTTCTAACCCCCGGGCGATCGCAAGCGAAGTGCTCGTTCCGCTTGCGACTGGCGGGACCGTGCCGCTCGGCGAAGTCGCCAAGGTCGATCTCGTTCGCGGGCCGACGACGATTCGCACCGAAAACGGCCAGCTCGCCGTCTACATCTTCGTCGACGTCCGCGATCGCGATATCGGCGGCTATGTTTCGGAGGCGCGCAAAGCGGTCGCCGACAGCATTGATTTCCCCTCGGGATCGTACGTCGTCTGGAGCGGCCAATATGAATATATGGAGCGGGCGCAAGCGCGGATGCGGATCGTCGTGCCGGTGACGCTGCTTATCATCTTCCTGCTCCTCTATTTGAATTTCCGACGCCTGACGGAAACGCTCATCGTCATGGCGTCGCTGCCCTTTGCTCTCGTGGGCGGCGTCTGGTTGATGTGGTTCTTGAACTTCAACATCTCCGTCGCCGTCGCTGTCGGGTTTATCGCCCTCGCCGGAGTCGCGGCGGAAACCGGCGTGGTGATGCTGATTTACCTCGATCACGCCATGGAGGAAATCAAAGAGGAACGTGAAGCCGAAGGCGCCCTATTCACGCGCGCTGATCTTCATGAATCGATCATGCTTGGCGCCGTTGAGCGGGTGCGGCCGAAGATGATGACCGTCGTCGCCATCATGGCTGGCCTTGTGCCGATTCTTTGGAGCACGGGCGCAGGATCAGAAGTGATGCAGCGCATCGCCGTCCCAATGATCGGCGGCATGGCGTCATCGACCATTTTGACGCTCGTCGTTATCCCGGCGGTCTACGCGCTCATCAAGGGCTTCGGCCTGCCGCGAGGGGCGGGTGTCGAAAGGCAAGCAACCTACGTCAAGTCGGCGGCGAAATAG
- a CDS encoding MgtC/SapB family protein — MDSIVEEHLVAFFTSLAIGLLIGVERERSGSAIGLRTTALAALFGAMSALVGQSALAPWFLPAALLAVTAVTVLGSTGTDERDPHTGATTRVSILLSFTLGAMVWLGHGAYAVMLAITASALLHFKAELHGISARITSRDLVSVLQFAALSFIVLPLLPKVGYGPYGALNPHHVWLMVVLVSGLSLAGYLAMRIAGDRFGPPLLGLLGGLVSSTATTLVYARHARQTPAMMPTSAFIILMANLVVSVRLGAIAYAAAPTLMATLWPILAGNLFAGGLAALVSWLRGKENGPLPPPDVTNPTELRVALTFGAIYAGILLLVSWLSDWAGARGLYLAAAVSGLTDLDAISLSAMRLFATNKLSAEAAAYAIGLAILSNLCFKTGLLTWVAGYSFFRRCLPGLAAIGIGILVGVAWIAKT, encoded by the coding sequence ATGGATTCCATCGTCGAAGAGCATTTGGTCGCCTTTTTCACGAGCCTTGCAATTGGGCTTTTAATTGGCGTTGAACGCGAGCGTTCCGGTTCGGCGATAGGATTGAGAACGACGGCTCTGGCCGCATTGTTTGGCGCTATGTCCGCCCTGGTCGGTCAAAGCGCCCTGGCCCCCTGGTTTCTCCCTGCAGCCTTATTGGCCGTGACGGCGGTTACGGTTTTAGGATCAACCGGGACCGATGAGCGAGATCCTCATACCGGCGCCACGACGCGAGTATCGATTCTGCTCTCCTTCACGCTCGGGGCGATGGTCTGGCTAGGCCATGGCGCGTATGCAGTCATGCTGGCCATTACGGCTTCTGCGCTGCTTCATTTCAAAGCTGAGTTGCACGGGATCAGCGCCCGGATTACATCTCGGGATCTTGTATCTGTCCTGCAGTTCGCCGCGCTTAGTTTTATCGTGCTCCCTCTGCTGCCGAAGGTCGGTTATGGACCTTACGGCGCCCTCAATCCGCACCATGTCTGGCTGATGGTGGTTCTGGTTTCTGGCCTAAGCTTGGCAGGGTATTTGGCCATGCGCATTGCCGGAGATCGCTTCGGCCCCCCTCTGCTGGGTTTACTCGGGGGCCTGGTCTCAAGCACCGCTACGACCCTCGTCTATGCCCGGCATGCGCGTCAAACCCCTGCTATGATGCCAACGTCGGCGTTTATTATTCTCATGGCGAATTTGGTGGTGTCTGTTCGGCTGGGAGCAATTGCCTATGCAGCGGCTCCAACCCTTATGGCGACCCTATGGCCGATTTTGGCCGGCAATTTGTTCGCAGGCGGTCTGGCTGCGCTAGTCAGTTGGCTTCGTGGTAAGGAGAACGGTCCACTCCCCCCGCCGGATGTAACCAATCCAACCGAGCTGCGCGTCGCGCTCACTTTCGGGGCGATATATGCGGGCATCCTACTCTTGGTTTCGTGGCTATCCGACTGGGCGGGCGCTCGCGGGCTTTACTTGGCTGCCGCCGTATCGGGGTTGACGGACCTCGACGCGATCTCATTATCGGCCATGAGGTTATTTGCAACGAATAAACTCAGCGCCGAGGCGGCGGCCTACGCCATTGGCCTAGCAATCCTTTCCAACCTTTGCTTCAAGACAGGGCTCCTGACGTGGGTTGCGGGCTACAGCTTCTTTCGGCGTTGCCTCCCGGGTTTAGCCGCAATCGGAATTGGTATTTTGGTCGGCGTCGCTTGGATCGCAAAGACTTGA
- a CDS encoding methyltransferase family protein, with translation MHDDNPAYGLWSLVILNSAVFIFFTFTFFNPQTKRDWRSFSAFSAFLVALFAEMYGFPLTIYFLSGWLQSRWPDVNWFSHDAGHLLEMTLGWKANPHFGPFHIASIALIGGGFILISAGWSVLYEAQRRRRLATTGVYAYVRHPQYVGFVLVMFGFLLQWPTLLTLAMFPVLVFMYARLARAEERESLAAFGPAYEKYMSDVPAFVPRIGASRGRKTGKVGKERQWT, from the coding sequence ATGCACGACGACAACCCGGCCTATGGTCTTTGGTCGCTCGTCATTCTCAATTCGGCGGTCTTTATTTTCTTCACCTTCACCTTTTTCAACCCGCAAACGAAACGCGACTGGCGGTCTTTCAGCGCCTTCAGCGCCTTCTTGGTCGCGCTCTTCGCCGAAATGTATGGCTTTCCGCTGACGATTTATTTTCTGTCGGGTTGGCTGCAAAGCCGCTGGCCAGACGTAAACTGGTTCTCCCACGACGCCGGACATCTCCTGGAGATGACGCTGGGGTGGAAAGCGAACCCGCATTTTGGGCCGTTTCACATTGCAAGCATTGCGCTCATCGGCGGCGGCTTCATTTTGATTTCGGCGGGCTGGAGCGTGCTTTACGAAGCGCAGCGCCGGCGTCGGCTCGCGACCACGGGCGTCTATGCCTATGTCCGTCACCCCCAATATGTCGGCTTCGTCCTCGTCATGTTCGGATTCCTTCTGCAGTGGCCGACCCTGCTGACGTTGGCGATGTTTCCGGTTCTCGTTTTCATGTATGCGCGACTCGCTCGGGCGGAGGAGCGGGAGTCTCTCGCCGCGTTCGGACCAGCGTATGAAAAATACATGTCCGATGTTCCGGCGTTCGTTCCGCGGATCGGAGCGAGTCGCGGCCGCAAAACGGGTAAAGTCGGAAAGGAACGGCAATGGACCTAG
- a CDS encoding MBL fold metallo-hydrolase RNA specificity domain-containing protein — protein sequence MDLVLSFLGAAGTVTGSKYLVESSEHEILVDCGLFQGFKALRLRNWDRLPIDPRNVDAVVLTHAHLDHSGYLPLFVRQGFAGPVLCSAATVDLCGILLPDSGHLQEKDAEYANRHGFSKHKPALPLYTEKDAEASLERLAAIAFDHPHPTPGGGTLRLRRAGHILGAAIAQLDWFGKTIVFSGDLGRYDDPLMVSPASVDRADYLVVESTYGNRRHSSENPQELLADIVEATAKRGGTVVIPSFAVGRAQSLLFHFYRLREGGRLRNIPIFLDSPMAVDASEIFCAHFEDHRLDKQECRGACAVAHYVRTAEESKALMANPMPKVIISASGMATGGRILHHLKHYAPYAKNTILFTGFQAGGTRGAAIAAGATEIKIHGDYVPIRAEVKNLEMLSGHADADEILRWLRGFSAPPRMTFVTHGEPAASDALRHRIEEELGWPCLVPDHGQRAQLS from the coding sequence ATGGACCTAGTGTTATCCTTCTTAGGCGCGGCCGGCACGGTGACTGGGTCGAAGTATCTCGTCGAAAGCAGCGAACACGAAATCTTGGTTGATTGCGGCCTGTTTCAAGGCTTCAAGGCTCTACGCCTGCGCAATTGGGACAGACTTCCCATTGACCCTCGAAACGTCGACGCAGTGGTGCTGACCCACGCCCACCTCGATCACTCGGGTTATTTGCCGCTGTTTGTCAGGCAGGGATTCGCCGGTCCTGTTCTTTGCTCAGCGGCGACCGTGGATCTGTGCGGGATCCTGCTGCCGGATTCGGGGCATCTCCAGGAAAAAGACGCCGAATATGCGAATCGGCATGGATTTTCAAAACATAAGCCCGCCTTGCCGCTTTATACCGAGAAAGACGCGGAGGCGTCGCTGGAACGCTTGGCGGCGATCGCCTTTGATCACCCCCATCCAACGCCCGGCGGCGGGACCCTTCGCCTTCGACGCGCGGGGCATATCTTGGGCGCCGCGATTGCGCAATTAGACTGGTTTGGCAAGACTATCGTCTTCTCCGGCGACTTGGGGCGATACGATGATCCTCTGATGGTCTCGCCCGCCTCGGTCGATCGCGCCGACTATCTCGTCGTCGAATCGACCTATGGCAACCGCCGGCACAGCAGCGAAAATCCGCAAGAGCTACTGGCCGACATTGTCGAGGCTACTGCAAAGCGCGGCGGAACTGTCGTGATCCCCTCCTTTGCCGTCGGGCGCGCGCAAAGTCTCCTTTTTCATTTCTATCGGCTGAGAGAGGGAGGACGATTGCGCAACATCCCGATTTTTCTCGATAGCCCCATGGCGGTGGACGCCAGCGAAATCTTCTGCGCGCATTTCGAGGACCATCGGCTCGACAAGCAGGAATGCCGCGGCGCCTGCGCTGTCGCGCATTACGTTCGAACCGCCGAAGAGTCGAAGGCGCTGATGGCGAATCCGATGCCGAAAGTGATTATTTCGGCAAGCGGCATGGCGACCGGCGGCCGTATCTTGCACCACCTCAAACACTATGCTCCCTACGCGAAGAATACGATTTTGTTTACGGGCTTTCAGGCAGGCGGCACGCGCGGCGCGGCGATTGCCGCGGGAGCGACGGAGATCAAGATCCACGGCGATTATGTTCCGATCCGCGCAGAGGTGAAAAATCTCGAAATGTTGTCGGGCCACGCCGACGCCGACGAAATCTTGCGATGGCTGCGGGGCTTCTCGGCGCCGCCGCGCATGACCTTCGTCACCCACGGAGAACCGGCCGCATCGGACGCTTTGCGCCATCGTATCGAGGAGGAGCTCGGCTGGCCGTGCTTGGTTCCCGACCATGGCCAGCGGGCTCAATTATCATGA
- a CDS encoding glycoside hydrolase family 15 protein, giving the protein MFMAMVRAHTPASGELSEQFDQRSGAQTSAKNLTWSYAAFVTAFAARRAARRLIGH; this is encoded by the coding sequence ATGTTTATGGCGATGGTGCGCGCGCACACTCCAGCCTCCGGGGAACTATCCGAACAATTCGATCAAAGGAGCGGCGCGCAAACGTCGGCGAAGAATTTAACTTGGAGTTATGCCGCCTTCGTCACAGCATTTGCCGCTCGAAGGGCAGCTCGCCGTCTGATAGGCCATTAG
- a CDS encoding copper-binding protein, with product MTNARFHASKISAFAAATISACFAATNVGALEAGRKIVVAQAVEKASGEGVIKGVNADERKIQIAHGAIPALTWPAMTMAFGVAPNIDLSGLATGAKVKFTLSRDAKGLYVIEEIRRVE from the coding sequence ATGACAAACGCGCGTTTTCACGCTTCCAAGATCTCGGCGTTCGCAGCTGCGACGATCTCCGCCTGTTTCGCGGCGACAAACGTCGGCGCGTTGGAAGCGGGACGCAAGATCGTCGTCGCGCAGGCGGTCGAGAAAGCCTCCGGCGAGGGCGTCATCAAGGGCGTCAATGCGGATGAGCGAAAGATCCAGATCGCTCACGGTGCCATTCCGGCGCTGACATGGCCGGCGATGACAATGGCTTTTGGCGTCGCGCCTAATATCGACCTCTCGGGTCTCGCAACCGGAGCCAAAGTGAAGTTCACCTTGAGCCGCGACGCCAAGGGTCTCTACGTCATCGAGGAGATTCGCCGCGTGGAGTGA
- a CDS encoding thymidine phosphorylase family protein, whose translation MNASHCANNTRQPAPTNSLRARRLGVDTQYEAIVFMRKDCPVCRSEGFTAHTRILLRAGGREIIATLYQITGDLISHEEAALSEAAWQRLGLRDGDRITVKHSPPLDSLRAVRRRIYGNSLERASFQSIVRDVVDGRYSDLHLASFITACSARPLERAEILALTQAMVNVGDRLKWDANLVVDKHCVGGLPGNRTTPIVVAIVASLGLTMPKTSSRAITSPAGTADVMETIAPIDLDADAIRRVVEQEGGCVVWGGAVRLSPADDILIRVERALDLDAEGQLIASVLSKKIAAGATHLVLDIPVGATAKVRGREAAENLAKGLLSVAEHFGLKAQVVLSDGSQPVGKGVGPALEARDVLAVLRCNAEAPPDLRRRAITLAGAVLELAAASPPGQGEVLATKALDDGRAWAKFQRICDAQGGMRTPPSSKHRRPLLAPRSGWLGVIDNRRIARLAKLAGAPDAKAAGVELHAKLGDVVVAGQPLCTVHAEAPGELAYALEYAVANPDILVVEDQ comes from the coding sequence ATGAACGCCAGCCATTGCGCCAATAATACGCGGCAGCCGGCGCCGACCAACAGCTTGCGCGCTCGGCGTCTCGGCGTCGACACGCAATATGAAGCCATCGTCTTCATGCGCAAGGACTGCCCGGTTTGCCGATCGGAAGGCTTCACGGCCCATACCCGTATCCTGTTGCGCGCGGGCGGCCGAGAGATTATTGCGACGCTCTATCAAATCACCGGCGACCTCATCTCGCACGAGGAAGCGGCGCTCTCCGAAGCTGCTTGGCAGAGGCTGGGGCTTCGCGACGGCGACCGGATTACGGTCAAGCACTCGCCTCCTCTTGATTCCTTGAGGGCCGTTCGCCGCCGAATTTATGGCAACAGCCTCGAGCGAGCGTCATTTCAGTCCATCGTCCGGGACGTGGTCGATGGGCGCTACTCGGACCTCCATCTTGCTTCTTTCATCACCGCCTGCTCCGCCCGGCCCCTGGAGCGCGCGGAGATTCTCGCGCTCACGCAGGCCATGGTGAATGTTGGGGACCGGCTTAAATGGGACGCAAATTTGGTGGTCGATAAGCATTGCGTCGGCGGTCTCCCCGGCAATCGCACCACTCCCATCGTTGTTGCGATCGTCGCCTCGCTCGGTCTGACGATGCCGAAGACCTCGTCGCGGGCCATCACCTCGCCAGCAGGCACCGCCGATGTGATGGAAACGATCGCCCCGATTGATCTCGACGCGGACGCGATCCGTCGGGTTGTCGAGCAGGAAGGCGGATGCGTCGTTTGGGGCGGCGCGGTCAGGCTGAGTCCAGCAGACGATATCCTCATCCGGGTCGAGCGGGCGCTCGATCTCGATGCCGAGGGGCAACTGATCGCCTCGGTGCTCTCAAAGAAAATTGCGGCAGGCGCAACTCATCTGGTGCTCGACATTCCGGTCGGGGCGACTGCAAAGGTGCGGGGGCGCGAGGCCGCCGAGAACCTAGCCAAAGGCCTTCTCAGCGTCGCTGAACATTTTGGATTGAAGGCCCAAGTCGTGCTCTCGGATGGATCGCAACCTGTCGGAAAAGGCGTCGGTCCCGCGCTTGAAGCGCGCGATGTCTTGGCCGTGCTGCGATGCAACGCTGAGGCGCCGCCGGATTTGCGTCGGCGCGCGATTACGCTCGCCGGCGCCGTGCTCGAATTGGCGGCTGCGTCGCCGCCAGGTCAAGGCGAAGTCTTAGCTACAAAGGCGCTCGACGATGGTCGCGCCTGGGCCAAGTTTCAACGCATTTGCGATGCCCAAGGCGGGATGCGGACGCCGCCGTCCTCGAAACATCGGCGACCGCTTCTCGCGCCGCGCTCGGGTTGGTTAGGAGTAATCGACAATCGACGGATCGCTCGGCTCGCGAAGCTTGCCGGGGCTCCCGACGCAAAAGCGGCTGGAGTTGAACTCCATGCAAAGCTCGGAGACGTGGTTGTCGCGGGACAACCCCTCTGCACCGTTCACGCCGAGGCGCCGGGCGAGCTTGCCTATGCGCTCGAATACGCCGTGGCAAATCCCGATATTTTGGTGGTCGAAGACCAATGA
- a CDS encoding ribose-phosphate pyrophosphokinase, whose translation MSAPLMIATPGNERMAAKLGPCLAAEIGHLEFRKFPDGETYLRFATDPAGRRLSLLCTLVDPDSKILPLIFAAATARELGAIEVGLIAPYLAYMRQDRRFNPGEAVTSRLVARLLSEAFDWLVTVDPHLHRYSSLGEIYTIPTCVVHAASSISSWIRTHVENPIIIGPDSESEQWVSEVAKEADAPYTVLEKVRHGDRDVKISVENSDRLPGRTPVLVDDIISSGRTMLEAARLVSREGARPVCVAVHGVFADRSDELLEQAGARVITCNCILHRTNEIDMAEALADAVRAMSR comes from the coding sequence ATGAGCGCGCCCCTTATGATTGCAACGCCGGGCAACGAGCGCATGGCCGCGAAACTGGGTCCTTGCCTCGCTGCAGAGATTGGCCATTTGGAATTCCGGAAATTCCCAGATGGAGAAACCTATCTCCGTTTTGCGACGGACCCCGCGGGACGTCGCCTCTCTCTGCTTTGCACGCTTGTCGATCCAGATTCAAAAATATTGCCGCTCATTTTCGCCGCCGCCACTGCGCGTGAGCTCGGCGCGATCGAGGTTGGCCTGATCGCCCCTTACCTCGCCTATATGCGGCAAGATCGAAGATTCAACCCAGGCGAAGCCGTAACCTCCCGCCTGGTGGCGCGGCTGCTATCAGAAGCCTTCGATTGGCTCGTGACCGTTGATCCACACTTACACCGCTATAGCTCGTTGGGCGAAATCTACACGATTCCGACGTGCGTCGTGCATGCTGCGTCTTCGATCTCGAGCTGGATCAGAACTCATGTCGAAAATCCAATCATCATCGGGCCGGATAGCGAAAGCGAGCAATGGGTGTCCGAGGTCGCAAAAGAGGCAGACGCGCCCTATACGGTGTTGGAGAAAGTGCGTCATGGCGATCGCGACGTTAAGATCTCTGTCGAAAACAGCGACCGTTTGCCGGGCCGCACGCCGGTCCTCGTCGATGACATTATTTCAAGCGGACGGACGATGCTCGAAGCCGCGCGGTTGGTTTCGAGAGAGGGAGCGCGCCCCGTCTGCGTCGCCGTTCATGGCGTCTTCGCAGACCGATCCGATGAGCTGCTCGAGCAAGCCGGCGCCCGCGTAATTACCTGCAACTGCATTTTGCATCGCACGAATGAAATTGACATGGCGGAGGCGCTAGCGGACGCGGTTCGGGCAATGTCGAGGTGA
- a CDS encoding DUF411 domain-containing protein has protein sequence MWKSKTGLAIILALGLMTPLTALAQEITAWRSPTCGCCQLWAKRLEAAGMKVTLLESNDLPNIKKQHGVAPQLESCHTAVVEGYTIEGHVPPREIARLLAERPDAIGLSVPGMPAGSPGMERDETKPYDVVLMKRNGTTEVFAHYP, from the coding sequence ATGTGGAAATCAAAAACTGGTTTAGCGATTATCCTCGCCCTTGGCCTCATGACGCCGCTCACGGCCTTGGCCCAGGAGATCACCGCATGGCGCTCGCCAACTTGCGGCTGCTGTCAGCTATGGGCGAAACGCCTCGAAGCGGCGGGGATGAAGGTCACCCTCCTTGAGTCGAATGATCTCCCGAACATCAAAAAGCAGCACGGCGTGGCGCCCCAGCTGGAGTCGTGCCACACCGCGGTTGTTGAGGGCTATACGATCGAGGGGCATGTGCCGCCGAGGGAGATTGCCCGTCTCTTGGCCGAGCGGCCGGACGCCATCGGGCTGAGCGTTCCGGGCATGCCGGCCGGTTCGCCAGGCATGGAGCGTGATGAAACCAAACCCTACGACGTGGTGCTGATGAAGCGCAACGGAACGACTGAAGTTTTCGCGCACTATCCGTGA